A segment of the Allosaccharopolyspora coralli genome:
TCGGGCTGCTGCGGTTCCTGGCCGGTCTCGGACTCGGCGGTTGCCTGCCGACCGCCATCGCCCTGGTCACCGAGTACTCGAAGGAAGGCCGCAACGGTGCGGCCACCACCACGATCATGACGGGCTACCACGTGGGTGCGGTGCTCACCGCGCTGTTGGGCCTCATGGTGCTCGCTCCGTTGGGTTGGCAGGCGATGTTCCTCATCGGTGCCGCCCCCGCCGTGGTGCTCATCCCGCTGATGGTGAAGTTCCTGCCGGAGTCCGAGTCGTTCCTGCGGGTCAAGGAGTCCGCCCGGACGCGGGGCGGTCTGGACGCGGTGGCGTCGTTGTTCCGCGGCGGTCTGGCACGCGCGACGGTGGCGTTCTGGGTCGCCTCGTTCATGGGTCTGCTGCTGGTCTACGGCTTGAACACGTGGCTGCCGGAGATCATGCGAGCGGCCGGCTATCCGCTGGGCGCGGCGCTGGGTCTGCTGCTGACACTGAACATCGGCGCGTGCGTGGGCCTGGTCATCGCAGGCCGGGTCGCCGACAGCGTGGGTGTGCGCCCCGCCGTGATCTTCTGGTTCGTCGCGGCCGCGGTCTCGCTGGCGTTGTTGAGCGTGAAGCTGCCGGTCGTCGGCCTCTACGCGGCCGTGTTCGTCGCCGGCGTGTTCGTCTTCAGCGCCCAGGTCCTCACCTACGCCTACGTGGGGCGGGTCTACCCGGCGGACAATCGGGCGACCGGACTCGGCTACTCGGCCGGCGTCGGACGGCTCGGTGCGATCTGTGGCCCGCTGCTCGGTGGTGCGCTGCTCACCGGCGGGATCGCCTACCCGTGGGGCTTCTACGCCTTCGCGGCGGTCGGTGCGGTCGGTGCGGTGGCGGTCGCCTTCGTGCGCAGCGCGGCGGCGCGGGAGAGCAAGACGCTCGAGGCGGACACCGCCGAGGTCGGCTGACGGTGGTTGCCCAGCGCGCGGGACAGCCCGCGCGCTGCGGCACGCACCGCCGGGACCAGCGTGTACGGGTCGGTGTCCGACGCGGGGACGACGACCGAGAGCGCGGCGATGACCGAGGAGTCCGGTCCGCGCACCGGGGCGGCGATCGACTGCGTGGACGACTCGATCTGGCGGTCGCTGATCACGTAGCCCTCGCGGCGCACGTCGGCGAGGCGGGTGCGGAGTTCCTTCGGCGACGAGATGGTCCGGTCGGTGAAGGTCTTCAGCGGCTGCGCGAGGATGCGTTCCTGCACGTCCGGGTCGGCGTGGGCGAGCAGCGCCAGTCCGACGCCGGTCGCGTGTACGGGCAACCGCCCGCCGGGCCGCGACGAGACGTTCACGGCTCGGTGACCGGAGATCCGTTCGAGGTAGACCACCTCGGTGCCGTCGAGGACGGCGAGTTGCACGTTCTCGTGCGTGGCCTCGTAGAGGTCCTCGAGGAACGGCAGCGCGGTGTCGCGCAGACCCGGCCCGCGCGGCGCGAGCGAGGCGATCTCGTAGAGGCGGAGACCGACCCGGTACCGCCCGTCGAGATCGAGCTCGAGTGCACCCCATTGGGTGAGTTCACCGACGAGCCGGTGGGTCGTGGTGAGGGGCAGCCCGGTACGGCGGCTCAGCTCGGACAGTGTCAGAGCCGGGGCACGTTCGGTGAACGCGTCGAGGATGCTGAACGCCCGTCCGGTCACGGTGTGCGGTGCTGACGTCATCAGTTCGATGGTGTGGCAGCCAACCGCGCAGGTGACGGCGCCGATTTCCGCTGAACGGGAGATGTGAAGTGTTCGACCCTCGGCGCGGCGAGCTAGTTCGCGGACCGTGCCGAGGGCCGTGGCGGTGCCGCACCGCGTGCACCACCGCCACGGCCGTGAGTGTCCGCGCGCATTGCGCTGCACCGAGACACACTGCGTCGTCCGGTCCCCGCCGGCTACGCAGGCCGGCCACCGGCGGGTTCTCACCTCGTGGCCGGCGAGGACAGCGTCGACGTGCTGGAGAGTCCCTGCCTGACGTCGACGATCCCGCAGCCGGCCGCGAGGGGTGGTTCCGCGACGGAACCACCAACGCAGGCCCGTCCGCGCAGACTCGTGGTGCTCACGCTTCCCGGTCGGAGCCCAGGCG
Coding sequences within it:
- a CDS encoding IclR family transcriptional regulator: MTSAPHTVTGRAFSILDAFTERAPALTLSELSRRTGLPLTTTHRLVGELTQWGALELDLDGRYRVGLRLYEIASLAPRGPGLRDTALPFLEDLYEATHENVQLAVLDGTEVVYLERISGHRAVNVSSRPGGRLPVHATGVGLALLAHADPDVQERILAQPLKTFTDRTISSPKELRTRLADVRREGYVISDRQIESSTQSIAAPVRGPDSSVIAALSVVVPASDTDPYTLVPAVRAAARGLSRALGNHRQPTSAVSASSVLLSRAAALRTKATATAPTAPTAAKA
- a CDS encoding MFS transporter is translated as MSTQATSRARWAMALCWIAVLLDGFDLVVLGSVLPVMLDEGVWGLTPASASVASTVGLVGMTIGALAIGTVTDMIGRRKALIFAVASFSVFTALCAVAPSVFVFGLLRFLAGLGLGGCLPTAIALVTEYSKEGRNGAATTTIMTGYHVGAVLTALLGLMVLAPLGWQAMFLIGAAPAVVLIPLMVKFLPESESFLRVKESARTRGGLDAVASLFRGGLARATVAFWVASFMGLLLVYGLNTWLPEIMRAAGYPLGAALGLLLTLNIGACVGLVIAGRVADSVGVRPAVIFWFVAAAVSLALLSVKLPVVGLYAAVFVAGVFVFSAQVLTYAYVGRVYPADNRATGLGYSAGVGRLGAICGPLLGGALLTGGIAYPWGFYAFAAVGAVGAVAVAFVRSAAARESKTLEADTAEVG